GGAAGGGACTGCACGAACCGGTAGTCGAGGTCGAACAGCGGGTGGCGGGAAGGGCGGACGATGGCGTTCTTGAGTACATCGCCGGCGCCCTGCACCGACAGCTCGGCCCGAAGGCCGGCCAGCGCGTCCAGCAGCTGGGGTCCGGATTCGGGAAACGCGCGGCCGTCCAGGACCGCGGTGGGGCAGGGTGCGCCGTGTGCTCGGGCGAGGGAGACGTTCATCCGGCAGCTCCCGCCAGCTCGCGCGTGCGCGGGGTCGGCTGCCCGGCAGGCCTGCCGAGGAACTCGCTCCGCCACATCTGGTGCGACATCAGCGCCCAGAGCGCCAGCGACGCGTTGTCGGAAGGCCGTTCGGCCTGCTCGGTGAACAGGGCGTCGACGGCCTTGTACCGCAGCCGTCCGTCCGAGCGCAGTGCCTGCGGGGAGAGGACGTCGCGGGCCATCGCCCACAACCGCTGGCCCGGGGCCAGCATCGCCGTGATCGGCAGGGTGAACGGCTGCTTCGGCCGGTTCAGCACGCTCTCGGGCAGCAGCCCGTCGGCTGCGCGGTACAGCGCGCGCTTGACGCCGACACCGGGGACCGTGCGGTGCCGGTCGGGCAGCGTCGCCGCGAAGCGCACGACACTCGGCTGGCAGAACGGAAGCCTGGCCTCCACCGAGCTCGCCATGGACAGGTGGTCGACCCTTCGCAGGTGGTAGGCGGGAAGCCGGTAGCGCTGCTCGATCCGGGAGATGCGCTGGAGCCTGCTGCCCGTGCCGTGCTCGAGGATGTCGGTGAGACCCGGCGGCATGGCCGAGCCCCCGTACGGGAGGACGCGGTCGGCGTACTCGGCCGTGTACAGCTCCTCCCGCAGGGCGCGGGGAACGGCGGCCAGGTGGTCGAGATAGGCGCCGGCCCAGTCGGTCCCCTCGGGGGCGGCGACCGCCTGCGTCATTCGCGCGTACCCGCCGAAGAGTTCGTCGGCGGCGTCGCCGGTGAGGGCGACCTTGAACCCCGCGTCGCGGACCGCCCGGAAGAGCGAGAAGGTGCTGAGGGTGATCGGATCGGCGTTGGGCTGGCCGAGATGGCGTACGACGTCGCCCATCAGGTCGGGGAAGGTTGACGGGTCGATCTCCACCTGGTGGTGGACGGTGCCGGTGTGCCGGGAGACCTCCGCGGCGAAGGCGCGCTCGTCCCCGGGCCAGTTCCCGGTGTAGGCGATGTTGAAGGTGTGCAGGGCGCCGGACGCCCCCCGGTCGTGCAGGGTGCGAGCGGCGAGCGCCGTGACCAGGCTGGAGTCGAGCCCGCCGGAGGTGATGGCGGCGACCGGCGCGTCGGCGACCAGCAGCCGGGACACCTCCCGGGAGAGCAGCTCGCGCAGTTCCTCGCCCGCCCGGGTGAGGCTGCGCTCCTCGGCGACCGGCGGAGCGGACTCGTAGCCCATCCTCCGGGTCGTGAGGCGCAGGCCCTCCTCCCGGGTCACGACGGCGGTGGCGGCCGGCGGAAGGACGTCGATGCCCTGGAACATGGTCCGCTGACCGAAGGGCGTCTTCGCCGAGAGGTAGGTGTGCAGGCCCAGGTCGTCCTCGTACGGGCGTACGTCGGTGAAGCCGAGGAGGGCGGGCAGCTCCGAGGCGAAGTGGAAGCGGCCGCTGCGCTCCTCCCAGTGGTAGTAGAGCGGCTTCATCCCGGAGGCGTCG
The DNA window shown above is from Streptomyces sp. Alt3 and carries:
- the asnB gene encoding asparagine synthase (glutamine-hydrolyzing), with translation MCRIHGSFHARTTAQEMRDVAALQHHGGPDAQSFAQHSGWALGNNRLSIMDPEGGAQPYRLGDITVVFNGELYNHDRLRTELIRQGFHFEDRCDGSILPALYLTYGERFAEQLDGMFSVAVMDLRRAPRLVIATDASGMKPLYYHWEERSGRFHFASELPALLGFTDVRPYEDDLGLHTYLSAKTPFGQRTMFQGIDVLPPAATAVVTREEGLRLTTRRMGYESAPPVAEERSLTRAGEELRELLSREVSRLLVADAPVAAITSGGLDSSLVTALAARTLHDRGASGALHTFNIAYTGNWPGDERAFAAEVSRHTGTVHHQVEIDPSTFPDLMGDVVRHLGQPNADPITLSTFSLFRAVRDAGFKVALTGDAADELFGGYARMTQAVAAPEGTDWAGAYLDHLAAVPRALREELYTAEYADRVLPYGGSAMPPGLTDILEHGTGSRLQRISRIEQRYRLPAYHLRRVDHLSMASSVEARLPFCQPSVVRFAATLPDRHRTVPGVGVKRALYRAADGLLPESVLNRPKQPFTLPITAMLAPGQRLWAMARDVLSPQALRSDGRLRYKAVDALFTEQAERPSDNASLALWALMSHQMWRSEFLGRPAGQPTPRTRELAGAAG